In Ruegeria sp. HKCCD4315, a genomic segment contains:
- a CDS encoding helix-turn-helix domain-containing protein: MLTIGTLGKKTGTKVQTIRYYEQIGLMPEPGRTEGGQRRYGHTELDRLAFIRHARQLGFSLEAIRELLDLSDDPDRPCHEADSIARRQLKQIEQRMARLEALRTELERMVHECSGGNTSDCRVLEVLRDHSECLTDHEEIGA; the protein is encoded by the coding sequence ATGCTGACGATCGGAACGCTTGGAAAAAAGACCGGAACCAAGGTTCAGACGATCCGCTACTACGAGCAGATCGGACTTATGCCGGAACCGGGGCGCACCGAAGGTGGCCAGCGGCGTTATGGCCATACCGAATTGGATCGCCTGGCTTTTATCCGTCACGCCCGCCAACTGGGGTTTTCGCTTGAGGCGATACGCGAACTGCTTGATTTGTCCGACGATCCGGATCGCCCCTGTCATGAAGCCGACAGTATCGCGCGCCGGCAACTCAAACAGATTGAGCAAAGAATGGCGCGGCTGGAAGCGTTGCGGACCGAGCTGGAGCGCATGGTGCATGAATGCAGTGGCGGCAACACCTCGGATTGTCGTGTACTCGAAGTTCTGCGCGATCATTCCGAATGTCTTACTGATCACGAAGAAATCGGCGCGTAA